In Patescibacteria group bacterium, the following are encoded in one genomic region:
- a CDS encoding HEPN domain-containing protein produces MKSDRKDKEKLFPEWFRKAEEDELSARDILNDQEGAPSTVCFLSQQIAEKCLKGYLVYKKNEFPRIHLLDKLINLCREIDRSFDDIMKEAKFLSDFYVATRYPGDFPDFDFKDAEKAFEAALKIKNFVLKRIK; encoded by the coding sequence ATGAAAAGTGATAGGAAAGATAAAGAAAAATTATTTCCAGAATGGTTTAGAAAAGCTGAAGAAGATGAACTTTCGGCTAGAGATATTTTGAATGATCAGGAAGGAGCACCGAGTACGGTTTGTTTTCTGAGTCAACAAATTGCTGAAAAATGTTTGAAAGGATATTTGGTTTATAAGAAAAATGAATTTCCTAGGATTCATCTTTTGGATAAATTAATAAATTTATGTCGGGAGATTGATCGAAGTTTTGATGATATAATGAAAGAAGCTAAGTTTTTGAGTGATTTTTATGTTGCAACCCGTTATCCAGGTGATTTTCCTGATTTTGATTTTAAAGATGCAGAGAAGGCTTTTGAAGCAGCTTTAAAGATTAAGAATTTTGTTTTGAAAAGGATTAAATAA
- the rplO gene encoding 50S ribosomal protein L15, which produces MKLYELKPAKGSTKKRKIVGRGIGSGHGIFSGRGCKGQKARSGYSRRPSFEGGRTPLYMQIPKKRGFKSLSDKCEIINVLNLEKNFKDNDTIDKKAMSEAGLIKSAKMQVKILGDGDLKKKLNVSADYFSKSAKEKIEKVGGSIKVIEKKKIKTVKDKKTRLQNKVKK; this is translated from the coding sequence ATGAAATTATACGAATTAAAACCAGCAAAAGGATCTACAAAGAAAAGAAAGATTGTTGGACGTGGAATTGGTTCAGGTCATGGAATTTTTTCTGGAAGAGGTTGCAAAGGTCAAAAGGCTAGATCAGGTTATAGCAGACGCCCAAGTTTTGAAGGCGGTAGAACTCCTTTGTATATGCAAATTCCTAAGAAAAGAGGATTCAAGAGTTTGTCAGATAAATGTGAAATTATTAATGTTTTAAATTTGGAAAAGAATTTCAAAGATAATGATACTATTGATAAGAAAGCCATGTCTGAAGCTGGATTAATTAAATCTGCTAAGATGCAAGTAAAGATTTTAGGTGATGGTGATTTAAAGAAAAAATTGAATGTTTCTGCTGATTATTTTTCAAAATCTGCAAAAGAAAAAATTGAAAAAGTCGGTGGCAGTATTAAAGTTATTGAAAAGAAAAAAATTAAGACTGTTAAAGATAAAAAGACTAGATTACAAAATAAAGTAAAAAAGTAA
- a CDS encoding nucleoside monophosphate kinase, whose product MQKQLLILFMGPSGSGKGTQAKMISNEFGFNYIEMGGILRSEVKKQTDLGKEIDIIIHKEGKLVPDLMVKELIKKVLIENDHEKTIVLDGYPRTSQQVFDLDEILKAMDLNKEIVVFNIKISDEEAMKRLTQRRICVGCKNVLPADSKDLNCPKCGGKLEHRSDDNPEKIQERLKWAHEKVEPAILEYKKRGVLEEINGERPIEIVHKDIVGRLKNILS is encoded by the coding sequence ATGCAAAAACAATTATTGATATTATTTATGGGACCATCTGGTTCTGGAAAAGGCACTCAAGCAAAAATGATTAGCAATGAATTTGGCTTTAATTATATTGAGATGGGCGGAATTTTGCGTTCAGAAGTAAAAAAACAGACTGATTTAGGCAAGGAAATTGATATAATTATTCATAAAGAAGGAAAATTGGTGCCTGATTTGATGGTTAAAGAGCTGATTAAAAAAGTATTAATAGAAAATGATCATGAAAAAACGATTGTTTTAGATGGCTATCCAAGAACGAGCCAGCAAGTTTTTGATTTAGACGAAATTTTAAAAGCAATGGATTTAAATAAAGAAATTGTTGTTTTTAATATTAAAATTTCTGATGAAGAGGCAATGAAAAGATTAACTCAAAGAAGGATTTGTGTAGGTTGTAAAAATGTTTTGCCTGCTGATTCAAAGGATTTAAATTGTCCAAAATGTGGTGGTAAATTAGAACATCGCAGCGATGATAATCCAGAAAAAATTCAAGAGAGATTAAAATGGGCTCATGAAAAAGTGGAGCCAGCAATTTTGGAATATAAGAAACGTGGAGTTTTGGAGGAAATTAATGGTGAGCGACCAATTGAGATTGTACATAAGGATATTGTTGGAAGGCTTAAAAATATATTATCATAG
- the map gene encoding type I methionyl aminopeptidase, with protein sequence MSKIIIKTDEEIEIIHEGGRKLARIMEILKDEISRPGYLTKGLDARINLLCEKFGAKPAFMGYRGYPATVCLSLNDEIVHCPPGDRIIKEGDLVSLDFGLRYKNLYTDSAISFGVGKMTPLAEKLIKVTEASLYKGIDQVRPDGHIGDIGQAVSRYAEANGFSVVRDLTGHGVGKEVHEPPQILNYGREGVGPIMKKGMVLAIEPMVNVGDWRIKQGVNGWSIMTADGELSAHFEHTVAVTEDGYEILTQQ encoded by the coding sequence ATGTCTAAAATCATTATAAAGACAGACGAAGAAATTGAAATAATTCATGAAGGTGGAAGAAAGCTGGCTCGAATTATGGAAATTTTGAAAGATGAAATATCAAGACCTGGATATCTTACAAAAGGATTGGATGCTAGAATAAATTTGCTGTGCGAAAAATTTGGCGCTAAACCTGCTTTTATGGGATATCGAGGTTATCCGGCAACTGTTTGTCTGTCTTTGAATGATGAAATTGTACATTGTCCTCCTGGCGACAGAATAATTAAAGAAGGAGATTTGGTTAGTTTAGATTTTGGGTTGAGATATAAGAATTTATATACTGATAGCGCAATTAGTTTTGGTGTTGGAAAGATGACGCCTTTGGCTGAAAAATTAATTAAAGTTACTGAAGCTTCATTATATAAAGGTATTGATCAAGTGCGTCCTGATGGGCATATCGGAGATATTGGACAAGCAGTTTCGCGATATGCTGAAGCTAATGGATTTTCCGTTGTGCGTGATTTGACTGGTCATGGTGTAGGAAAGGAAGTTCATGAGCCTCCACAAATTTTAAATTATGGCAGAGAAGGTGTAGGACCAATTATGAAAAAAGGAATGGTTTTGGCAATTGAACCTATGGTCAATGTCGGTGATTGGAGAATAAAGCAAGGTGTTAATGGCTGGTCAATTATGACTGCTGATGGAGAGTTGTCAGCGCACTTTGAACATACTGTTGCTGTTACTGAGGATGGATATGAGATTTTAACTCAGCAATAA
- the secY gene encoding preprotein translocase subunit SecY yields MFEKIAQIFKIKELRKKIFFAVSLLIVFRLAAHIPVPGVDAAALKSFFEGNQIFGLLNMFTGGGMENFSIVAMGVGPYITSSIIMQLLVMVVPALEKMQKEEGEDGRRKMNQITRWLTIPLAALQSYSMIVLLQKSGQNILGDLDPFKLVTMIVTLTAGTIFLMWLGELITEKGIGNGVSLIIFAGIVSAIPMALQQTFVNFEQSKVIELVIFAVVAVVVIAGIVFITEGQRNIPVNYARRVRGMKMYGGTSSHLPLKVNQAGVIPIIFAMSLMLLPGMIANFLVNVNNAMVKDIAQNVADLFNNNLFYGAIYFVMVIFFTYFYTAVTFDPKQISEHLQKQGGFIPGIRPGTHTREYLNKTMTRITLAGSFFLGLVAVLPFIMKAAFDVPSLVIGGTGILIVVSVVIETVRQIESEMVMRDYESFY; encoded by the coding sequence ATGTTTGAGAAGATAGCCCAAATTTTTAAAATAAAAGAACTACGAAAGAAAATTTTTTTCGCAGTTTCTCTTTTAATTGTGTTTAGACTTGCAGCTCATATTCCAGTTCCTGGTGTTGATGCAGCTGCATTAAAAAGTTTTTTTGAAGGCAATCAAATTTTTGGTTTATTAAACATGTTTACTGGTGGTGGCATGGAAAACTTTTCAATTGTTGCGATGGGCGTTGGTCCTTACATTACATCTTCGATTATTATGCAGCTATTAGTGATGGTTGTTCCTGCTTTGGAAAAAATGCAAAAAGAAGAAGGTGAAGATGGCAGAAGAAAAATGAATCAAATCACTAGATGGTTAACAATTCCTTTAGCTGCTTTGCAATCTTATTCAATGATTGTGTTGTTACAAAAATCAGGTCAAAATATTTTAGGTGATTTGGATCCTTTTAAATTAGTAACAATGATTGTGACATTGACTGCTGGAACGATATTTTTGATGTGGTTAGGCGAATTGATAACTGAAAAAGGAATTGGAAATGGTGTTTCATTAATTATCTTTGCTGGTATAGTTTCAGCAATACCTATGGCACTTCAGCAAACGTTTGTAAATTTTGAGCAATCGAAGGTAATTGAACTAGTTATTTTCGCAGTTGTAGCAGTTGTGGTTATTGCTGGTATTGTTTTTATAACAGAAGGACAAAGAAATATTCCTGTTAATTATGCGAGAAGAGTTCGAGGAATGAAAATGTATGGTGGAACATCTTCACATTTGCCATTGAAAGTTAATCAAGCTGGCGTTATTCCAATCATATTTGCGATGTCATTAATGTTGTTGCCAGGCATGATTGCTAACTTTTTGGTTAATGTAAATAATGCGATGGTTAAAGATATTGCACAGAATGTTGCTGATTTATTTAATAATAATTTGTTTTACGGCGCAATATATTTTGTAATGGTTATTTTCTTTACTTATTTTTATACTGCAGTTACTTTTGATCCAAAACAAATTTCTGAACATTTGCAAAAACAAGGTGGATTTATTCCAGGAATTAGACCTGGTACTCATACAAGAGAATATTTGAATAAGACGATGACTAGAATTACTTTAGCTGGTTCATTTTTCTTGGGCCTTGTTGCAGTTTTGCCTTTCATAATGAAAGCAGCATTTGATGTGCCATCATTAGTAATTGGCGGTACTGGAATTTTGATTGTCGTAAGTGTTGTAATTGAAACTGTCAGACAAATTGAATCAGAAATGGTGATGAGAGACTATGAAAGCTTCTATTGA
- a CDS encoding right-handed parallel beta-helix repeat-containing protein encodes MFSKRAGKNQDRILEKVGFFSISKCKILLSLFFVLGVCLFMTVRVNAASTTYYVDATGGLDTNNGTSVSTPWKTITKVNTSMDSATIKAGDFVYFKRGETFTGYLDVDVTGTAGNILTFGAYGDGNKPIINATGNNRAIDARTNMSYITYQDLTVQNGTTDQFFIYDSATNITINNVTISGGATGINIITGTFADISITSTEISNYTGTGIALYSVTGGGTNITIDGVTENSGTGTRGIYISAGTWNGIDILNSVFSNHSAQGIQTASSVVNDLTITDVTASSNNGYGVYLGGSGSNYDIHGLTANSNGSTADYDGLYLNTSSSSLSNITIEESEFNSNDGNGLAFASTGSTSSVLSTNASSNDGDGFNIHNAWTDLTFNNCIANSNGLVGQSGAGDGFSFHETSTGTIRNSIAQDNMKSSVANVGSAQVVMYNNLFSHTTNGTLALVYLSETGTYSLYNNTIYSAGHIGSGLNVVGPTLDVKNNIIYGFDIGFQKTSGTITEDYNDVYGATTANFSGLTPGTHSLQLDPKLNNPPTDFSLQSDSPAIDSAYDTSITTDYAGKQRYDDPDVANTGAGAVPYYDMGAYEYVLPPDPIFTSSSHPSQSSWYSNTTVNMSLSSNGSSTTNYYYLVNQNATPTKAEVLAGTFDADGIFTVTISSDGQWYIHTIAVNLDNDPSTNYSSYLVQIDTVPPSIPGTPSTSSLTNNNKPEWTWTASTDATSGLGDPAYNVQWCDNSSFIGCDLNISTSTTNSFTHSIALADGTWYFRVQAIDKAGNTSDWSASGTDTILTVIPFNEKINLKDAVLNQTYQSQQNNVDLLFYLLPKQKTIKDLYIKLIRNKKKHLNGFTKKNSYPGYLKLLSNIGTVKKAYQKNVNKHINFRVSVRYSKTKLNKTNIKEKNLRLFIKDRDGIWRGPYRIYQNKTTHTLKFKIRNYLVRQPKNPIPNPLDVKTKNRPFAPTFYFRTLKKIKFVIAEKNALSNLTNLETSDSQDFFFE; translated from the coding sequence ATGTTTTCGAAACGAGCAGGAAAAAATCAAGATCGAATTCTTGAAAAAGTAGGTTTTTTTAGTATTTCAAAATGCAAGATTCTTTTGAGTCTTTTTTTTGTTTTGGGAGTTTGTTTGTTTATGACGGTAAGGGTAAATGCCGCTTCGACTACATATTATGTTGATGCAACAGGTGGATTAGATACAAATAATGGGACTTCAGTTAGTACACCATGGAAGACAATAACTAAAGTAAATACTTCAATGGATTCTGCCACAATAAAAGCTGGTGATTTTGTTTATTTTAAACGAGGCGAAACTTTTACAGGATATTTAGATGTTGATGTTACTGGGACTGCTGGAAATATTTTGACTTTTGGCGCTTATGGAGATGGAAATAAGCCAATTATTAATGCAACTGGTAATAATCGTGCTATTGATGCAAGAACCAATATGTCTTATATAACTTACCAAGATTTAACTGTACAGAATGGAACCACCGATCAATTTTTTATCTATGATAGTGCTACAAATATTACTATCAATAATGTAACTATTTCTGGCGGAGCTACAGGTATAAATATTATTACTGGTACTTTTGCTGATATCTCTATTACTTCTACTGAAATATCGAATTATACCGGAACAGGAATAGCATTATATAGTGTAACTGGCGGCGGAACAAATATTACCATTGATGGAGTAACTGAAAATTCAGGTACTGGAACAAGAGGAATCTACATTAGCGCAGGAACATGGAATGGCATTGACATCCTAAATTCAGTATTCAGCAACCATAGTGCACAAGGCATACAAACCGCATCATCAGTTGTAAATGATCTGACGATAACTGATGTTACTGCTTCAAGTAATAACGGATATGGTGTGTACTTGGGAGGGAGTGGTTCAAATTATGATATACATGGTTTGACTGCCAACTCCAATGGCTCTACTGCAGACTATGACGGATTATATCTAAATACTTCATCCAGTTCTTTAAGTAATATTACTATTGAAGAAAGCGAATTTAACAGCAATGATGGAAATGGATTAGCATTCGCCAGTACCGGAAGCACTAGCTCCGTTTTATCTACAAACGCTTCAAGCAATGATGGTGATGGATTTAATATTCATAATGCTTGGACTGATTTAACATTTAATAATTGTATTGCAAATTCTAATGGCCTAGTCGGCCAGTCAGGCGCAGGCGATGGTTTTTCTTTTCACGAAACAAGTACTGGTACTATTAGAAATAGTATTGCTCAAGATAATATGAAATCATCAGTTGCAAATGTAGGAAGTGCTCAGGTTGTAATGTATAATAATCTTTTTTCTCATACAACTAATGGTACTCTTGCTCTTGTTTATTTGTCAGAAACAGGAACATATTCGCTATATAATAATACTATTTATAGTGCAGGGCATATAGGGTCTGGTCTGAACGTTGTTGGACCGACTCTAGATGTAAAAAATAACATAATTTATGGTTTCGATATTGGGTTTCAGAAAACTTCTGGTACTATTACTGAGGATTATAACGATGTATATGGCGCAACTACAGCCAATTTCAGTGGTCTTACTCCAGGCACTCATTCTCTTCAGCTTGATCCAAAATTAAATAATCCGCCAACTGATTTTTCTCTTCAGTCAGATTCTCCTGCAATTGATTCTGCCTACGATACAAGTATCACCACAGATTATGCCGGCAAGCAAAGATACGATGATCCAGACGTAGCAAACACCGGAGCAGGAGCAGTACCATATTATGATATGGGAGCTTATGAATATGTTCTTCCACCAGATCCAATATTTACATCATCATCTCATCCATCGCAATCATCTTGGTATTCAAATACAACAGTCAATATGTCATTGTCATCTAATGGATCTTCAACTACTAATTACTATTATCTTGTCAATCAAAATGCAACACCAACTAAAGCAGAAGTCTTAGCTGGTACATTTGATGCTGACGGTATTTTTACAGTAACAATTTCATCTGATGGTCAATGGTATATTCATACCATAGCTGTTAATTTAGATAATGATCCGTCAACAAACTACAGCAGCTATTTAGTCCAAATTGACACAGTACCTCCATCAATTCCAGGTACTCCTTCAACATCTTCGTTAACAAACAACAACAAGCCAGAATGGACATGGACAGCATCAACAGATGCAACTTCAGGACTAGGTGATCCAGCTTACAATGTACAATGGTGTGATAATTCAAGCTTTATTGGTTGTGATTTAAATATCTCAACTTCAACAACAAATTCTTTTACTCATTCAATTGCTTTGGCTGATGGCACTTGGTATTTCAGAGTTCAAGCTATTGATAAAGCTGGAAATACTTCTGATTGGTCAGCTTCAGGTACTGATACAATTTTGACAGTTATTCCTTTTAACGAAAAAATTAATCTTAAAGATGCAGTTTTAAATCAAACCTATCAAAGCCAACAAAACAATGTAGATCTTCTTTTTTATCTTCTGCCAAAACAGAAAACAATCAAAGATTTATACATCAAATTAATTAGAAACAAGAAAAAACATCTAAATGGTTTCACAAAGAAAAACAGCTATCCAGGATATCTCAAGCTATTATCAAACATCGGCACAGTCAAAAAAGCCTATCAGAAAAATGTTAACAAACATATTAATTTCAGAGTTTCAGTAAGATATTCAAAAACAAAATTAAACAAGACGAATATTAAAGAAAAGAATCTAAGACTATTTATTAAAGATCGAGATGGAATATGGCGAGGGCCATACCGAATTTATCAAAACAAAACAACTCATACTCTAAAATTTAAGATTAGAAACTATTTAGTTAGACAGCCGAAAAACCCAATTCCAAATCCTTTAGATGTTAAGACTAAAAACAGACCATTTGCTCCAACATTTTACTTTAGAACATTAAAAAAGATTAAATTCGTAATTGCTGAGAAGAATGCCTTATCTAATTTAACTAATTTGGAAACATCGGATAGCCAAGATTTCTTTTTTGAATAA
- the ruvX gene encoding Holliday junction resolvase RuvX: protein MNILAIDFGSKHIGLAKGDDQNKIALPFLSLENNGLNKLINDLKEIVKNENIEEIVVGLPLNMSGQKTDQTKKTEYFAERLGKEINIKIILEDERLTSFGAKKLGSDVDEHQLAAREILQGYLDKN, encoded by the coding sequence ATGAATATTCTAGCAATAGATTTTGGCAGTAAACACATTGGTTTAGCAAAAGGTGATGATCAAAACAAAATAGCTTTGCCTTTTTTAAGTTTGGAAAATAATGGTTTAAATAAATTAATTAACGATTTAAAAGAAATTGTTAAAAATGAAAATATAGAGGAGATTGTTGTTGGATTGCCATTAAATATGTCAGGACAAAAAACAGATCAAACTAAAAAGACTGAGTATTTTGCAGAAAGATTAGGTAAAGAAATTAATATCAAAATTATTCTTGAAGATGAAAGATTGACATCTTTTGGGGCTAAAAAATTAGGTAGTGATGTTGATGAGCATCAATTGGCTGCAAGAGAGATTTTACAAGGATATTTGGATAAGAATTAG
- a CDS encoding dolichyl-phosphate beta-glucosyltransferase, producing the protein MKLSVVIPAYNEEKRITKTLESVNEYLTKQDFDYEILVVANNCTDNTDKVVLDLKNKIKNLELMDIGAGIPGKGGAVKVGFLKAQGEYIMFMDADNATKINELDHFWNYFDEGYDIVIGSRDTKGSKVVVSQAWYKELAGKIGNLLIQIVALPGIHDTQCGFKIFKQKVVKDVFPIQKLGGWGFDIEILALAKKFGYKIKEEPITWFNAVGSKVSMGDYLHVFSDLFKVRWWLWTGVYKVKKL; encoded by the coding sequence ATGAAACTTTCAGTAGTAATTCCGGCATACAATGAAGAAAAAAGAATAACAAAAACTTTAGAATCAGTTAATGAATATCTGACAAAACAGGATTTTGATTATGAGATTTTAGTTGTTGCTAATAATTGTACAGATAATACTGATAAAGTTGTTTTGGATTTGAAAAATAAAATCAAAAATTTAGAATTAATGGATATAGGCGCTGGAATACCTGGGAAAGGTGGAGCAGTAAAAGTTGGTTTTTTGAAGGCACAAGGCGAGTACATTATGTTTATGGATGCGGATAATGCAACAAAAATTAATGAATTAGATCATTTTTGGAATTATTTTGATGAAGGTTATGATATTGTAATTGGTTCGCGTGATACTAAAGGATCAAAAGTTGTTGTTTCTCAAGCTTGGTACAAAGAATTAGCTGGAAAAATAGGTAATTTATTAATTCAAATTGTGGCCTTACCTGGAATTCATGATACTCAATGTGGATTTAAAATTTTTAAACAAAAAGTTGTAAAAGACGTTTTTCCAATACAAAAATTAGGTGGATGGGGATTTGATATTGAAATTTTAGCTTTAGCAAAGAAATTTGGTTATAAAATAAAAGAAGAACCTATTACTTGGTTTAATGCTGTTGGTAGTAAAGTAAGTATGGGTGATTATCTACATGTTTTTTCTGATTTATTTAAAGTTAGGTGGTGGTTGTGGACTGGAGTTTATAAAGTTAAAAAGTTATAA
- a CDS encoding class II fructose-bisphosphate aldolase: MLISSQILLKKAQQEHYAVGAFNTSDLEITKGIVSASEEMNSPIILQTSEGEIVHSGKDIFFNAMKIFAEKSKTPINLNLDHGKSFEMCKWAVDIGYNSVMIDGSKLSLDENIKLTKQVVDYAHERSVVVEGEIGLVPTPDKGEEVKILKADPNECKKFVEETGLDFLAVGIGNVHGENKGKPILDFERLSEICKVVSIPLVLHGGSGISDLDIKKAISMGICKINVNTELRQAFVKSLRESLEDEDVIKPYDIMEPVEDVIKKVVEKKIEIFGSKNKI, encoded by the coding sequence ATGTTAATTTCATCTCAGATCTTATTAAAAAAAGCCCAACAAGAGCATTATGCTGTTGGTGCTTTTAATACTTCAGATTTAGAAATTACAAAAGGAATTGTGAGCGCTTCTGAAGAGATGAATTCGCCAATTATTTTACAAACTTCTGAGGGAGAAATTGTGCATTCTGGCAAAGATATTTTTTTTAATGCAATGAAAATTTTTGCAGAAAAATCTAAAACTCCAATTAATTTAAATTTAGATCATGGAAAAAGTTTTGAAATGTGCAAATGGGCAGTTGATATTGGCTATAATTCTGTAATGATTGATGGTTCAAAATTATCTTTAGACGAAAATATTAAATTAACAAAACAAGTAGTCGATTATGCTCATGAAAGAAGCGTTGTTGTTGAAGGCGAAATTGGTCTTGTGCCAACACCTGATAAAGGCGAAGAAGTAAAAATCTTAAAAGCTGATCCAAATGAATGTAAAAAATTTGTTGAAGAAACTGGTTTGGATTTTTTGGCTGTTGGGATTGGCAACGTGCATGGTGAGAACAAAGGAAAGCCAATTTTGGATTTTGAAAGATTAAGTGAAATTTGTAAAGTTGTTAGTATTCCTTTGGTTTTACATGGTGGTTCAGGAATTTCTGATTTGGATATTAAAAAAGCAATAAGTATGGGAATTTGTAAAATTAATGTTAATACTGAACTCCGGCAAGCATTTGTAAAATCTTTGCGTGAATCTTTGGAAGATGAGGACGTGATCAAGCCTTATGATATTATGGAGCCAGTGGAAGATGTGATCAAAAAGGTTGTTGAGAAGAAGATCGAGATTTTTGGATCTAAAAATAAGATATAA
- a CDS encoding nucleotidyltransferase domain-containing protein yields MSKQKKLKELEVITKRIVKNYAPEKIILFGSYAWGKPTEDSDFDLMIIKKNKKSGKEGFFEENMKVRDIIDGELAIDVLIHTPEEIKKRLDMGDFFYDNIIKKGKYLYEK; encoded by the coding sequence ATGAGTAAACAAAAAAAGTTAAAAGAACTAGAAGTGATTACAAAAAGAATTGTTAAGAATTATGCTCCTGAAAAGATTATTCTTTTTGGATCGTATGCTTGGGGTAAGCCGACAGAAGACAGCGATTTTGATTTAATGATTATAAAAAAGAATAAAAAAAGTGGTAAGGAAGGATTTTTTGAGGAAAATATGAAAGTGAGAGATATAATTGATGGTGAATTAGCGATTGATGTTTTAATACATACGCCAGAAGAAATTAAAAAAAGGTTGGACATGGGGGATTTCTTTTATGACAATATAATAAAAAAGGGAAAATATCTTTATGAAAAGTGA
- a CDS encoding small multi-drug export protein, with product MFQSFSLMIKAILISIVGDIKIVVPFFAAQGQIAWWQVLFASVLGNSISAIFLLTLLVLLSDFLRRKFSFWDKFFTNLFEKTKLKHKKNFEKWGVLAVLLAAAIPLPGFGGWTAAIVSFVFGIKFKKAVLFIILGIFLEAVIMTLLSFGIKNIF from the coding sequence ATGTTTCAAAGTTTTTCGCTGATGATTAAGGCGATTCTTATATCAATAGTTGGTGATATTAAGATCGTTGTTCCTTTTTTTGCAGCACAAGGACAAATAGCTTGGTGGCAAGTATTATTCGCTTCTGTACTTGGTAATTCTATTTCTGCGATATTTTTGTTGACATTATTAGTTTTGCTGTCTGATTTTTTGAGACGTAAATTTTCTTTTTGGGATAAATTCTTTACAAACCTTTTTGAAAAAACAAAATTAAAACATAAGAAAAATTTTGAAAAATGGGGCGTGTTAGCAGTTCTTTTAGCTGCAGCAATTCCTTTGCCTGGTTTTGGTGGATGGACTGCTGCTATTGTTTCATTTGTTTTTGGAATTAAATTTAAAAAAGCGGTATTGTTTATTATTTTAGGAATATTTTTGGAAGCTGTTATTATGACTCTTTTGAGTTTTGGGATTAAGAATATATTCTAG
- the tpiA gene encoding triose-phosphate isomerase — protein MRNKLIVGNWKMNLTLEEARRLTLDIRQGLTNLSEKVEVAVCPSFVHLANVHYQLPSSIKLGSQNVFWKSNGAYTGEISCDQLLDLGCSYVIVGHSERRKNLRETDDMVNDKVLECMQKGLKPIICVGETNDEKEKNMTEEKVTQQVELALEGVKSKDVINITIAYEPIWAIGNSNPAEPSDAQAVISRIRDILKNNYSEKESEMIKILYGGSVNPQNIASFVLEKDIDGALVGGASIKANEFVGIVKQVLKI, from the coding sequence ATGCGAAATAAATTAATAGTTGGTAATTGGAAAATGAATTTGACTTTGGAGGAAGCTCGAAGGCTGACTTTGGATATTCGTCAAGGATTAACAAATTTGAGCGAAAAAGTTGAAGTTGCAGTTTGTCCATCATTTGTTCATTTAGCTAACGTTCATTATCAATTGCCATCAAGTATAAAATTAGGATCGCAAAATGTTTTTTGGAAAAGTAATGGAGCATATACTGGCGAGATTTCTTGCGATCAACTTTTAGATTTGGGTTGTTCATATGTTATTGTTGGTCATTCTGAAAGAAGAAAAAATTTAAGAGAAACTGATGATATGGTTAATGACAAAGTTTTAGAATGCATGCAAAAAGGATTAAAACCAATTATTTGTGTTGGTGAAACAAATGACGAAAAAGAAAAAAATATGACAGAAGAAAAAGTGACTCAACAAGTTGAATTAGCATTAGAAGGTGTGAAAAGCAAAGATGTTATAAATATTACAATTGCATATGAACCGATTTGGGCGATTGGTAATTCTAATCCAGCAGAGCCATCTGATGCACAAGCTGTAATTTCAAGAATAAGAGATATCTTGAAAAATAATTATTCAGAAAAAGAATCAGAAATGATAAAAATTTTGTATGGAGGAAGTGTGAATCCACAAAATATTGCATCTTTTGTTTTGGAAAAAGATATTGATGGTGCTTTGGTTGGAGGAGCAAGTATCAAAGCAAATGAATTTGTGGGTATAGTCAAGCAAGTTTTAAAAATATAA